From Domibacillus sp. DTU_2020_1001157_1_SI_ALB_TIR_016, a single genomic window includes:
- the accD gene encoding acetyl-CoA carboxylase, carboxyltransferase subunit beta, protein MAIKNMFTKQKPKKIKYATIPSEAAKQDVPEGIMQKCPKCKKIMYTKELEKNLHVCMGCGYHYPMKAFERIESLLDEGSFRELDAELSTANPLEFPDYEEKIAADRKKTGLNEAIVTGVGAIDGHQAAFAFMDSSFRMGSMGSVVGEKITRAVEEAIRLQIPFIIFTASGGARMQEGVLSLMQMAKTGAAFKRLSDRGGLIISVMTHPTTGGVSASFASLGDFNFAEPGALIGFAGRRIIEQTIREKLPEDFQTAEFLLQCGQLDAVLHRKEMKEKLSFLLDIHQTGGVKQ, encoded by the coding sequence ATGGCGATTAAAAATATGTTTACCAAACAAAAACCAAAAAAAATAAAATATGCAACCATTCCTTCGGAGGCAGCCAAGCAGGATGTTCCAGAAGGCATCATGCAAAAGTGTCCGAAGTGCAAAAAAATCATGTATACGAAAGAACTGGAAAAAAATCTTCATGTTTGCATGGGCTGCGGGTATCATTATCCGATGAAGGCCTTTGAACGAATCGAAAGCCTTCTCGATGAAGGATCTTTCCGTGAACTTGATGCAGAGCTTTCAACAGCTAATCCGCTCGAGTTTCCTGATTATGAAGAAAAAATAGCGGCTGACCGAAAGAAAACCGGGCTCAATGAAGCGATTGTCACAGGTGTTGGAGCCATCGATGGCCATCAGGCCGCTTTTGCGTTCATGGACTCATCTTTCCGGATGGGCAGCATGGGTTCAGTGGTGGGTGAGAAAATTACCCGTGCCGTTGAAGAAGCGATTCGTCTGCAAATTCCTTTTATTATCTTTACCGCTTCTGGCGGAGCGCGGATGCAGGAGGGCGTATTGTCACTTATGCAAATGGCGAAAACAGGGGCTGCTTTTAAACGTCTCAGCGACCGGGGCGGGCTCATTATTTCTGTAATGACGCATCCAACAACAGGCGGTGTATCGGCGAGCTTTGCATCTCTCGGCGACTTTAACTTTGCAGAGCCGGGCGCGCTGATTGGATTTGCCGGGCGGCGGATTATTGAGCAAACCATTCGCGAAAAGCTGCCGGAAGATTTTCAAACAGCTGAATTTTTGCTTCAGTGCGGACAGCTTGATGCCGTTCTGCACAGAAAAGAAATGAAAGAAAAGCTTTCATTTTTACTCGATATCCATCAAACGGGCGGTGTAAAACAATGA
- the accA gene encoding acetyl-CoA carboxylase carboxyl transferase subunit alpha, with the protein MTGLEFEKPVRDLQEKIAELKNFTSSSDVDLSDEIEKLELRLKKLEDDIYNSMTPWDRVQMARHPNRPTTLDYIPFLFEGFFELHGDRAYGDDAAIVAGVAKYHGQPVTVIGHQRGRDTKENIQRTFGMPHPEGYRKALRLMKQAEKFNRPIICLIDTKGAYPGKAAEERGQSEAIARNIFEMAGLTVPIICIVIGEGGSGGALALGVGDRLFMLENSTYSVISPEGAAALLWKDASLAKRAAETMKITARDLRSLGIVDEIIPEVRGGAHRDAKEQAQLIDQVLYPAMKELQGIDQANLVDQRYEKYKRIGGYAEQKTGLNN; encoded by the coding sequence ATGACAGGACTTGAATTTGAAAAGCCGGTCCGTGACCTGCAGGAAAAAATAGCCGAGCTTAAGAATTTCACCTCTAGCTCTGATGTAGACTTGTCAGATGAAATTGAAAAGCTTGAGCTGCGTTTAAAAAAGCTTGAAGATGACATTTACAACAGCATGACACCTTGGGATCGTGTTCAAATGGCACGCCATCCAAATCGTCCAACCACACTGGATTACATTCCTTTCTTGTTTGAAGGATTTTTCGAACTTCATGGAGACCGTGCATACGGCGATGATGCAGCCATCGTAGCAGGGGTGGCAAAGTACCATGGCCAGCCGGTAACGGTGATTGGACATCAGCGGGGACGCGATACAAAAGAAAACATTCAGCGTACGTTTGGCATGCCCCACCCGGAAGGCTACCGGAAAGCACTTCGTTTAATGAAACAGGCAGAAAAGTTTAACCGCCCGATCATTTGCTTAATTGATACAAAAGGTGCGTATCCGGGCAAAGCGGCGGAGGAGCGGGGACAAAGTGAAGCCATTGCCCGCAATATTTTTGAAATGGCAGGCTTAACCGTACCAATTATCTGCATCGTTATTGGTGAAGGAGGTAGTGGAGGAGCTTTAGCACTCGGTGTTGGTGACCGTCTGTTTATGCTTGAAAACTCTACGTACTCGGTTATCTCACCTGAGGGAGCGGCAGCTTTATTATGGAAAGATGCGAGTCTCGCGAAGCGTGCAGCAGAAACGATGAAAATTACAGCTCGGGATTTGCGCTCACTCGGTATTGTGGATGAAATTATTCCAGAGGTGCGGGGCGGAGCACACCGTGATGCAAAAGAGCAGGCGCAGCTGATTGACCAAGTGTTGTATCCGGCCATGAAAGAGCTGCAGGGCATTGATCAAGCAAACCTGGTTGACCAGCGTTATGAAAAATACAAACGAATCGGCGGCTATGCTGAACAAAAAACCGGCCTGAATAATTAA
- the pfkA gene encoding 6-phosphofructokinase: MKRIGVLTSGGDAPGMNAAVRAVVRKAIYHDMEVFGVYQGYHGLINGHIKQLDRGSVGDIIHRGGTMLRSARCLEFKTLEGQKQGIEQMEKFGIEGLVVIGGDGSYMGAKALTEHGFPCVGVPGTIDNDIPGTEFTIGFDTALNTVIDAIDKIRDTASSHERTFIVEVMGRHAGDLALWSGLAGGAETILIPEAPYDMNKIAAKLKRSQERGKKHSIIVVAEGVMTGSKFGAIIEELTGFDTRVSVLGHMQRGGSPSAADRVLASRLGAHAVELLLEGKGGRAVGIEQNQIVDYDIIEALSKPHKVDQRMYELSQELSI, encoded by the coding sequence ATGAAACGAATTGGTGTATTAACAAGTGGCGGGGATGCACCTGGAATGAATGCAGCCGTGCGTGCTGTTGTCCGGAAAGCAATTTACCACGACATGGAAGTATTCGGTGTTTATCAGGGATATCATGGCTTAATTAATGGGCATATTAAACAATTAGATCGTGGTTCGGTCGGCGATATTATTCACCGGGGCGGAACGATGCTGCGCTCAGCCCGCTGTTTGGAATTTAAAACGCTTGAAGGCCAAAAGCAGGGTATCGAGCAAATGGAGAAGTTTGGGATCGAAGGATTAGTGGTAATCGGTGGAGACGGTTCTTACATGGGTGCGAAAGCATTAACAGAGCATGGCTTTCCGTGTGTCGGTGTGCCTGGAACAATCGATAACGACATTCCCGGAACAGAATTTACAATTGGCTTTGATACAGCTTTAAATACAGTCATCGACGCGATCGATAAAATCCGGGATACAGCCAGCTCTCATGAGCGCACATTCATTGTAGAAGTGATGGGCCGTCATGCCGGCGATCTAGCGCTTTGGTCAGGCCTTGCAGGCGGTGCGGAAACCATTCTTATTCCGGAAGCACCTTACGATATGAACAAAATTGCGGCCAAGCTGAAACGCAGCCAGGAGCGCGGTAAAAAACACAGTATTATCGTCGTAGCAGAAGGCGTCATGACAGGCAGCAAATTTGGTGCTATTATTGAAGAGTTGACAGGATTCGACACGCGTGTTTCCGTTTTGGGCCATATGCAGCGCGGAGGCTCACCGAGCGCAGCAGACCGAGTGCTCGCCAGCCGTCTTGGTGCACATGCAGTGGAATTACTTCTAGAAGGAAAAGGCGGTCGTGCTGTCGGGATCGAACAAAACCAAATTGTTGATTACGACATTATTGAGGCGCTCTCAAAACCGCATAAAGTCGATCAGCGTATGTATGAACTATCGCAAGAACTGTCGATTTAA
- the pyk gene encoding pyruvate kinase: MQKTKIVCTIGPASESLETLQSLMNAGMNVARLNFSHGSHEEHGARIQNIRQAAKNTGKTVAILLDTKGPEIRTHNMENGAIELESGKDAVISMTEVLGTPEKFSITYSGLIDDVEPGSSILLDDGLIGLLVTGIDREKGEIGVRILNSGTLKNKKGVNVPGVSVKLPGITEKDADDIRFGIEQGVDFIAASFVRRTSDVLDIRELLEKNNATHIQIIPKIENQEGVDNIDDILEVSDGLMVARGDLGVEIPAEEVPIVQKKLIKKCNLLGKPVITATQMLDSMQRNPRPTRAEASDVANAIFDGTDAIMLSGETAAGSYPLEAVKTMHNIAVRAEAELQMRDIPPRRRNNTGRMTMTDAIGQSVAKTAEALEVKAIIAPTSSGHTARMISRYRSKASIYAVTDSERVMRSLSLVWGVFPVMGLSVSSTDDMLDNAIVHCLDEGLISHGELVVITAGVPVGESGTTNLMKIHVVGDILVKAQGIGRHSAYGRVVTAKTASEAIEKVKPGDILVTYGTDREMMPAIEKCSALITEEGGLTSHAAVVGINLGIPVIVDVEGALNTFSDGQEITVDAARGIIYNGHANVL; encoded by the coding sequence ATGCAAAAAACGAAAATCGTCTGTACAATTGGACCAGCAAGCGAAAGCCTTGAAACGCTTCAATCATTAATGAACGCAGGCATGAATGTTGCACGCTTAAACTTTTCTCACGGAAGCCATGAAGAGCATGGAGCGCGCATTCAAAACATTCGCCAGGCAGCAAAAAACACAGGGAAAACTGTTGCGATTTTGCTCGATACAAAAGGTCCTGAAATTCGTACACATAACATGGAAAACGGAGCTATTGAGCTTGAAAGCGGCAAAGATGCTGTTATTTCCATGACAGAAGTATTGGGGACACCTGAAAAGTTTTCGATCACTTACTCAGGTTTGATTGATGATGTGGAGCCAGGTTCAAGTATTTTGCTTGATGACGGCTTGATTGGTCTTTTGGTTACAGGCATTGATCGTGAAAAAGGCGAAATCGGCGTTCGGATTTTAAACAGCGGTACATTAAAAAATAAAAAAGGTGTAAACGTACCAGGCGTTTCTGTTAAATTGCCAGGTATTACAGAAAAAGATGCAGACGATATCCGTTTTGGTATCGAGCAGGGTGTCGACTTTATCGCTGCTTCTTTTGTACGCCGCACATCTGACGTATTGGATATTCGTGAGCTGCTAGAAAAAAACAATGCTACTCACATTCAAATCATCCCGAAAATTGAAAACCAAGAAGGCGTTGATAACATCGATGACATTCTTGAAGTATCAGACGGGCTGATGGTTGCACGTGGCGATCTTGGTGTGGAAATTCCGGCTGAAGAAGTGCCGATCGTACAAAAGAAACTGATTAAAAAGTGTAATCTGCTTGGCAAACCAGTTATTACGGCTACACAAATGCTTGATTCTATGCAGCGTAACCCGCGTCCAACACGTGCGGAAGCAAGTGACGTAGCAAATGCGATTTTCGATGGAACAGATGCGATTATGCTGTCAGGTGAAACAGCAGCCGGTTCATATCCGCTTGAAGCAGTAAAAACGATGCACAACATCGCAGTCCGCGCAGAAGCAGAGCTGCAAATGAGAGATATTCCACCTCGCCGCCGCAACAATACAGGCCGTATGACTATGACAGACGCTATTGGCCAGTCTGTAGCTAAAACGGCAGAAGCATTGGAAGTAAAAGCGATTATCGCGCCAACGTCAAGCGGACATACTGCACGGATGATTTCACGTTACCGTTCTAAAGCATCTATCTATGCTGTAACAGACAGCGAACGCGTAATGAGAAGCTTATCACTTGTCTGGGGTGTGTTCCCGGTTATGGGGCTTAGTGTGTCTTCAACAGATGATATGCTGGATAACGCGATTGTCCACTGCCTTGATGAAGGGCTGATCAGCCACGGTGAGCTTGTTGTTATTACAGCGGGTGTGCCAGTAGGTGAATCTGGAACAACGAACTTAATGAAAATTCATGTTGTTGGTGACATTCTTGTGAAAGCACAAGGTATCGGCCGTCATTCAGCATATGGAAGAGTTGTTACAGCTAAAACAGCTTCTGAAGCCATTGAAAAAGTAAAGCCGGGCGATATTCTTGTCACATACGGAACAGATCGTGAAATGATGCCTGCCATTGAAAAATGCAGTGCCCTTATTACAGAAGAAGGCGGATTAACAAGCCATGCAGCTGTAGTTGGCATCAATCTTGGCATTCCGGTTATCGTGGATGTTGAGGGAGCTCTTAATACGTTCTCAGATGGCCAGGAAATTACAGTAGATGCGGCACGCGGTATTATTTACAACGGTCACGCTAACGTTTTGTAA
- a CDS encoding AI-2E family transporter codes for MRIIVQYLIASAIFLLIYWLLPIFKPFLAGAFFAAVLHRPAHFIQRKTNASRTVAVCVSMVWILLLLSAGCLLFAWISARTVSHLHTVIPHYIPIAVMHLEQLLQSMMNFLTKDQLALLLQYLHTVETAAAHTVEESAGKWLLAGTFYFLSLPGTATQLLIALLAAFFMAKDGSFFLSLLPESIRAKTARAANTFSFSLYAYGYAQLKLFTVTFTAACAGFFLLGTPHILELAFLTAVLEFIPIVGSILLFVPWIFFCLLTGQTHAAIFTAVLYTTLVLVRQLLEPKLVSDSAGLHPLAVLFAAFAGYHLTGVFGLITAPLFLLLGLSIHQAGLFFTKR; via the coding sequence ATGCGGATCATTGTTCAATATCTTATTGCCAGTGCAATTTTTCTGCTTATTTACTGGCTCCTGCCAATTTTCAAGCCATTTTTAGCTGGGGCATTTTTTGCCGCTGTGTTACATAGACCAGCCCACTTTATTCAAAGAAAGACGAATGCCTCCCGGACTGTGGCTGTATGTGTATCAATGGTCTGGATTCTTCTGCTTCTGTCAGCAGGGTGCCTTCTGTTCGCCTGGATTAGCGCCCGGACCGTTTCCCATCTGCATACGGTGATTCCTCATTATATTCCTATTGCCGTTATGCATTTGGAGCAGCTGCTTCAAAGCATGATGAATTTTTTAACAAAAGACCAGCTTGCTCTTTTGCTGCAATATCTGCACACGGTCGAAACGGCGGCTGCTCACACCGTTGAGGAATCCGCTGGAAAGTGGCTTCTTGCAGGCACTTTTTACTTTCTCTCGCTTCCAGGTACAGCCACCCAATTGCTGATTGCTCTGCTGGCTGCTTTTTTCATGGCAAAAGACGGCTCTTTTTTTCTCTCTCTTTTGCCCGAATCCATCCGTGCCAAAACAGCCCGTGCAGCCAATACCTTTTCTTTTTCCTTGTACGCCTATGGATACGCACAATTAAAGCTGTTTACTGTTACTTTTACAGCAGCATGCGCAGGCTTTTTTCTGCTGGGTACTCCTCATATACTGGAGCTGGCTTTTTTAACGGCCGTTCTTGAGTTTATTCCCATTGTCGGCTCTATCCTTTTGTTTGTACCCTGGATTTTCTTCTGCCTTCTTACTGGACAAACCCACGCAGCCATTTTCACTGCTGTTTTATATACGACCCTTGTTCTTGTACGCCAGCTGCTTGAACCGAAGCTTGTTTCCGATTCAGCGGGCCTTCATCCCCTGGCCGTTTTATTTGCAGCATTTGCAGGCTACCATTTAACCGGCGTTTTCGGGCTCATCACAGCACCCTTATTTTTGCTTCTTGGTTTGTCTATTCATCAAGCTGGTTTGTTTTTTACAAAACGTTAG
- a CDS encoding DUF441 domain-containing protein: MQAFLFLLLLTAISIVAKNQSLLIASVFLLALKAIGLDLKWFDMMQKNGINWGVTVITIAVLVPIATGAIGFRELGAALKSPYAWIALTAGILVALIAKGGIVLLADDPHITTALVLGTVLAVALFNGVPVGPLIGAGIAYYAMKMFSVL, from the coding sequence ATGCAGGCGTTTTTATTTTTGCTTCTGCTGACAGCAATCAGCATTGTAGCCAAAAACCAATCATTGCTTATTGCTTCGGTATTCTTACTGGCCTTAAAAGCAATAGGCCTTGATCTGAAGTGGTTTGATATGATGCAGAAAAACGGAATAAATTGGGGGGTTACGGTAATCACAATTGCGGTACTCGTCCCCATTGCAACAGGGGCGATTGGCTTTAGGGAATTGGGCGCAGCTCTGAAATCACCGTATGCCTGGATCGCTCTTACAGCCGGCATTTTAGTAGCGCTCATTGCAAAAGGAGGAATCGTGCTTTTAGCCGATGATCCCCATATTACAACAGCGCTGGTGCTTGGCACCGTACTAGCAGTCGCTCTTTTTAATGGAGTTCCAGTCGGGCCGTTAATTGGTGCCGGCATCGCGTATTATGCAATGAAGATGTTTTCTGTACTTTAG
- the citZ gene encoding citrate synthase encodes MTTARGLEGVVATTSSVSSIIDDTLTYAGYNIDDLTENASFEEVIYLLWHRRLPTQAQLDELKEQLSENYTIPKEILDHFKMYPIEKVHPMAALRSSVSLLGLYDEEADVMTDEANYRKAIRIQAKIPALVTAFSRIRKGEEPIAPKKEYGIAENFLYMLSGNEPTAVEVEAFDKALVLHADHELNASTFTARVCVATLSDMYSGVTAALGALKGPLHGGANEQVMKMLTEIGSADNVEPYILEKLNNKEKIMGFGHRVYRQGDPRAKHLREMSKRLTEQNGEAELYNMSIEIESLVTGSKNLPPNVDFYSASVYHSLGIEHDLFTPIFAVSRASGWIAHILEQYANNRLIRPRAEYTGPDMQKYVPISERV; translated from the coding sequence ATGACTACTGCACGCGGACTCGAGGGAGTAGTGGCTACAACATCGTCTGTCAGCTCTATTATTGATGACACACTTACATACGCAGGATACAATATTGATGATCTGACAGAGAATGCAAGCTTTGAAGAAGTAATTTATTTGCTTTGGCATCGCCGTCTTCCAACACAAGCGCAGCTGGATGAACTGAAAGAGCAGCTTTCGGAAAACTATACAATTCCAAAAGAAATTTTGGATCATTTTAAAATGTATCCAATTGAGAAAGTTCATCCAATGGCGGCGCTTCGTTCATCTGTGTCACTGCTTGGCCTTTACGATGAAGAAGCTGATGTTATGACAGATGAAGCCAACTACCGTAAAGCGATTCGCATCCAGGCGAAGATTCCGGCGCTTGTGACAGCATTCTCACGCATTCGTAAAGGGGAAGAACCGATTGCACCGAAAAAGGAGTACGGTATCGCCGAGAACTTCTTATATATGCTTTCTGGTAATGAACCAACAGCCGTAGAAGTTGAAGCATTTGATAAAGCCCTTGTTCTTCACGCAGATCATGAGCTTAATGCGTCTACTTTTACAGCCCGTGTATGTGTCGCTACTTTGTCAGATATGTATTCAGGTGTAACTGCAGCTCTTGGCGCTTTAAAAGGGCCTCTTCATGGCGGCGCAAACGAGCAGGTTATGAAAATGCTTACAGAAATCGGTTCAGCGGATAACGTAGAACCGTATATTCTTGAGAAGCTCAATAACAAAGAAAAGATCATGGGCTTCGGTCACCGCGTATACCGCCAGGGCGATCCACGGGCTAAACACCTTCGTGAAATGTCTAAGCGTTTAACAGAGCAGAACGGTGAAGCAGAGCTTTATAACATGTCTATCGAAATTGAAAGTCTTGTTACAGGAAGCAAAAATCTGCCGCCAAACGTAGACTTCTATTCAGCATCCGTTTATCACAGCCTTGGTATTGAGCATGATTTGTTCACGCCAATCTTTGCTGTAAGCCGTGCATCAGGCTGGATTGCACATATTCTTGAACAGTATGCCAACAACAGACTGATCCGTCCGAGAGCTGAATATACAGGTCCGGATATGCAAAAATACGTACCTATTAGTGAACGCGTATAA
- the icd gene encoding NADP-dependent isocitrate dehydrogenase, protein MTQGEKISMQDGVLNVPNNPIVPFIEGDGIGPDIWAAASRVLDAAVEKAYNGEKKIVWKEVLAGEKAFNQTGEWLPKETLEQIDEYLIAIKGPLTTPVGGGIRSLNVALRQELDLFTCLRPVRYFDGVPSPVKRPEDTDMVIFRENTEDIYAGIEYAEGSDEVKKVIEFLKNEMGVNKIRFPETSGIGIKPVSKEGTERLVRAAINYAIKEGRKSLTLVHKGNIMKFTEGAFKNWGYELAEKEFGDKVFTWAQYDKIKEAEGTEAANKAQSEAEAAGKIIVKDSIADIFLQQILTRPKEFDVVATMNLNGDYISDALAAQVGGIGIAPGANINYETGHAIFEATHGTAPKYAGLDKVNPSSVLLSGVLLLEHLGWNEAATAITKSVEKTISSKVVTYDFARLMDGATEVKCSEFADELIKNL, encoded by the coding sequence ATGACTCAAGGCGAAAAAATTTCAATGCAAGATGGCGTACTAAATGTACCAAACAATCCAATCGTTCCTTTTATTGAAGGCGATGGAATTGGTCCTGATATTTGGGCAGCTGCTTCACGCGTTTTAGATGCAGCGGTTGAAAAAGCGTACAATGGCGAAAAGAAAATCGTTTGGAAAGAAGTTCTTGCGGGTGAAAAAGCCTTTAACCAAACAGGCGAATGGCTTCCAAAAGAAACGCTTGAGCAAATTGACGAGTATTTGATCGCAATTAAAGGTCCACTTACAACGCCGGTTGGCGGCGGAATCCGTTCATTGAACGTAGCGCTTCGCCAGGAATTGGATCTTTTCACATGCCTTCGTCCTGTTCGTTATTTCGATGGCGTACCTTCACCAGTAAAACGTCCTGAAGATACTGATATGGTCATCTTCCGTGAAAACACAGAAGATATTTATGCAGGTATTGAGTATGCTGAAGGCTCAGATGAAGTGAAAAAAGTGATCGAGTTCTTGAAAAACGAAATGGGCGTTAACAAAATCCGTTTCCCTGAAACATCTGGTATCGGTATTAAACCTGTATCAAAAGAAGGAACAGAGCGTCTAGTACGTGCGGCGATCAATTATGCAATCAAAGAAGGCCGTAAATCTCTAACGCTTGTTCATAAAGGCAACATCATGAAATTCACAGAAGGTGCATTTAAAAACTGGGGCTATGAGCTTGCTGAAAAAGAATTTGGCGATAAAGTGTTCACTTGGGCACAATACGACAAAATCAAAGAAGCTGAAGGCACAGAAGCCGCAAACAAAGCACAATCTGAAGCGGAAGCTGCAGGCAAAATTATCGTAAAAGATTCTATTGCCGATATCTTCTTACAACAAATTTTAACTCGTCCGAAAGAGTTTGATGTCGTAGCGACAATGAACTTGAACGGAGACTATATTTCTGATGCGCTTGCAGCTCAAGTAGGCGGAATTGGAATCGCACCAGGTGCCAATATCAACTATGAAACGGGCCACGCGATTTTCGAAGCAACACACGGTACTGCGCCGAAATATGCAGGTCTTGATAAAGTAAATCCATCATCTGTTTTGTTGTCAGGCGTTTTGCTTCTTGAGCACCTTGGCTGGAATGAAGCAGCAACTGCGATTACAAAATCAGTTGAAAAAACAATTTCTTCGAAGGTTGTTACATATGACTTTGCCCGCTTAATGGACGGGGCAACAGAAGTTAAATGTTCAGAGTTCGCAGACGAATTGATTAAAAACCTGTAA
- the mdh gene encoding malate dehydrogenase yields the protein MTAYNRKKVSVIGGGFTGATTAFLLAQKELADVVLVDIPQAEGPTKGKALDMLEASPVQGFDANITGTSDYAETADSDIVIITAGIARKPGMSRDDLVQTNQKVMKSVTSEIVKYSPNCTIIVLTNPVDAMTYTVLKESGFPKSRVIGQSGVLDTARFRTFVAQELKISVKDITGFVLGGHGDDMVPLVRYSYAGGIPLETLIPKDRLDAIVERTRKGGGEIVQLLGNGSAYYAPAASLVEMTEAILKDQRRILPAIAYLEGEYGYNDLYLGVPTILGGNGIEKIIELELTAEEQAGLDRSAEAVRSVMSVLS from the coding sequence ATGACAGCATATAACCGTAAAAAGGTTTCTGTAATCGGCGGCGGCTTTACTGGTGCTACAACGGCATTTCTTCTAGCGCAAAAAGAGCTGGCAGACGTTGTTCTTGTCGATATCCCGCAGGCGGAAGGCCCAACAAAAGGCAAAGCACTTGATATGCTTGAAGCAAGCCCTGTCCAGGGATTTGATGCAAATATTACCGGCACGTCTGATTATGCTGAAACAGCAGATTCAGATATCGTCATTATTACAGCAGGTATTGCACGCAAACCAGGCATGAGCCGTGACGATCTTGTTCAAACAAATCAAAAGGTTATGAAATCTGTTACGTCTGAAATCGTAAAATATTCTCCAAACTGTACAATTATCGTTTTAACAAACCCGGTTGATGCGATGACATACACTGTTTTAAAAGAATCGGGCTTCCCGAAAAGCCGTGTGATCGGTCAATCAGGTGTCCTGGACACAGCTCGTTTCCGCACATTCGTTGCACAAGAGCTTAAAATTTCTGTAAAAGACATTACAGGATTCGTTCTTGGCGGGCACGGAGACGACATGGTTCCGCTCGTACGCTATTCTTACGCAGGCGGGATTCCGCTTGAAACGCTTATTCCAAAGGACCGCTTAGATGCCATTGTTGAGCGTACGCGTAAAGGCGGCGGTGAAATTGTCCAGCTTTTAGGCAACGGTTCAGCGTATTACGCACCGGCTGCGTCACTTGTTGAAATGACTGAAGCGATTTTAAAAGATCAGCGCCGTATTTTGCCGGCAATTGCCTATCTCGAAGGTGAATATGGCTACAATGATTTATATTTAGGCGTTCCGACCATTCTAGGCGGCAACGGCATTGAAAAAATCATTGAGCTTGAATTAACTGCGGAAGAGCAAGCAGGTCTTGATAGATCTGCTGAAGCTGTACGCAGCGTTATGTCTGTTCTTTCTTAA
- a CDS encoding response regulator transcription factor, with protein MKKILVVDDEPSIVTLIKYNLEQAGFEVETACDGEEALQKAESVSADLIILDWMLPKFDGMEVCKDLRQRRVATPILMLTAKDEEFDKVLGLELGADDYMTKPFSPRELIARVKAILRRVQLPPAEPVVEEEEDSALIKVADLKLYPEKYEAYYKQNLLDLTPKEFELLLFLAENKTRVLTRDQLLAAVWKYDFVGDTRIVDVHISHLRDKMEENTKKPQYIKTIRGLGYKLEEPKEA; from the coding sequence ATGAAGAAAATTTTGGTTGTAGATGATGAACCATCTATTGTCACGTTAATTAAATATAATCTGGAGCAGGCAGGTTTTGAAGTGGAAACCGCTTGTGATGGAGAGGAAGCTCTTCAAAAAGCGGAGTCTGTGTCTGCAGATTTAATTATTTTAGATTGGATGCTGCCAAAGTTCGACGGCATGGAAGTGTGCAAGGACTTGCGGCAAAGACGGGTTGCTACGCCTATTTTAATGCTGACAGCAAAAGACGAAGAATTTGATAAGGTGCTTGGCCTTGAACTTGGGGCAGATGACTATATGACAAAACCATTCAGTCCAAGAGAACTGATTGCACGCGTAAAAGCGATTTTGCGCCGCGTACAGCTTCCGCCGGCAGAACCAGTTGTTGAGGAAGAAGAGGACAGCGCCTTAATTAAAGTGGCGGACTTAAAGCTTTATCCTGAGAAATATGAAGCGTATTACAAGCAAAACCTGCTGGATTTAACACCAAAGGAATTTGAACTGCTGCTGTTTTTAGCTGAAAACAAAACGAGAGTGCTGACACGCGACCAGCTTCTTGCGGCAGTCTGGAAATATGACTTTGTCGGGGATACCCGCATTGTAGACGTACATATCAGCCATTTAAGAGACAAGATGGAAGAAAATACGAAAAAACCGCAATATATTAAAACAATCCGCGGACTTGGATATAAACTGGAAGAGCCGAAAGAAGCGTGA